Proteins from a genomic interval of Pseudodesulfovibrio nedwellii:
- a CDS encoding LutC/YkgG family protein produces MSSKDTLYQTFVEKAELVSAFVTNIDSEEAAVDYVINLCDKKEACQLLASGCEADLSEKAETLCDAKQTKVIAAPGLKSDLYETLAAKSKKSGFDCIDSGMRKHLAGIDIGFTIAEYGIADTGTMMVDCPSEELRLATMVSEYHVCVVPKSKIRANTYGVEKMMLTRMKKTPNYLAFITGASRTADIERVLALGVHGPLELHILILEDQ; encoded by the coding sequence ATGTCATCCAAGGATACATTGTATCAAACGTTTGTGGAAAAAGCGGAACTCGTTTCCGCGTTCGTGACGAATATCGACAGCGAAGAAGCTGCCGTCGATTACGTCATCAACCTGTGTGATAAAAAAGAAGCATGTCAGCTTCTAGCCAGCGGTTGCGAAGCCGATCTTTCTGAAAAAGCTGAAACTTTGTGTGATGCGAAGCAAACCAAAGTCATCGCCGCCCCGGGCCTGAAAAGCGATTTGTACGAAACGCTGGCCGCCAAATCCAAGAAATCCGGTTTCGACTGTATTGATTCCGGTATGCGCAAGCATCTTGCTGGCATCGACATCGGTTTTACCATTGCCGAATACGGCATTGCCGACACCGGCACCATGATGGTCGACTGCCCGAGTGAAGAACTCCGTCTTGCCACCATGGTCAGCGAATACCACGTCTGTGTCGTTCCGAAATCCAAGATTCGTGCGAATACCTACGGCGTAGAAAAAATGATGCTCACCCGGATGAAAAAAACACCGAACTATCTTGCCTTCATCACTGGTGCCAGCCGCACCGCAGACATCGAACGCGTGCTTGCCCTTGGCGTGCACGGTCCCCTTGAACTCCATATCCTTATTCTGGAGGACCAATAA